CCTACATTGGAACGCGCCCTTCTGTAGGAGTGAGCCTGCTCGCGATGGCAGCGACGCGTTTTCGGATCAGGTCCGCATCCCGCGCCCACTCACCAGCAACCGCGCACAACCGAGGTACAACACCACCGTCGCCACCAGCATGAAGGTGATCGCGATGCCGATGCGGATATCCGACACCCCGAGAATGCCGTAACGGAAGGCATTGACCATATGCAGCACCGGGTTGGCCAGCGACACGGTCTGCCAGAACGGCGGCAGCAAGGTGATCGAGTAAAACACGCCACCGAGGTAAGTCAGCGGCGTCAGCACAAACGTCGGGATGATCGAAATGTCATCGAAGTTGCGCGCAAACACCGCGTTGATGAAGCCCAGCAGCGAGAAGATCGTCGCGGTCAAGATCACCACCAGCAAGGTCACGCCGAGGTGATGCACCTGCAGATGGGTGAAGAACAGCGACAGAATGGTCACGATCACCCCGACCATCAAGCCACGCAGCACGCCGCCAATGGTGAAGCCGATCAGAATCGTGTGCGGCGACACCGGCGAGACCATTAGTTCCTCGATGGAACGCTGAAACTTGCTGCCGAAGAAACTCGAGACCACGTTGCCGTAGGAGTTGGTGATCACCGACATCATGATCAGCCCCGGCACGATGTACTCCATGTAACTGAAGCCACCCATGCCGCCAATCTGCTTGCCGATCAGGTTACCGAAGATCACGAAGTACAGAACCATGGTGATCGCCGGCGGCAGCAGGGTCTGCGGCCAGATCCGCGTGAAGCGTTTGACCTCGCGATAAACGATGGTCTGGAGGGCGACGAGGTTGGGGCGGAACTCGGAACTCATACCGCCACCTTCGACAGATTCTTCTCTACCAGAGACACGAACAGCTCCTCGAGGCGATTGGTTTTGTTACGCAGGCTCAGCACTTCAATATTCTGCTGCGCCAATTGAGTGAACAGCGCGGTGATGCCCATGGATTTGTCGACCTGGACTTCCAGGGTATGGCCGTCGAGCAACCGAGCGGGATAGCCGATCAGTTGCGGCGCGGCGTGCAAGTCGTTTTTCAGGTCGAGCAGGAAGGTTTCGACGTGCAGCTGGCCCAGCAGCTGTTTCATGCTGGTGTTCTCGACAATGGTGCCGTGGTCGATGATGCCGATGTTGCGGCACAGCTGCTCAGCCTCTTCCAGATAGTGCGTGGTGAGGATGATGGTGATGCCTTTCTGGTTCAGCTCGGTGAGGAACGTCCACATCGAGCGACGCAGTTCGATGTCGACGCCTGCGGTCGGCTCATCGAGGATCAGCAGGCGCGGCTCATGCACCAGGGCGCGGGCAATCATCAGTCGGCGTTTCATGCCGCCGGACAGCGAACGCGACGGCACATCGCGCTTGTCCCACAGGCCGAGCTGGGTCAGGTACTGCTCGGCGCGTTCCTTGGCGATCTTCGCCGGGATGCCGTAGTAACCGGCCTGGGTCACGACGATGTCGAAAGTCTTTTCGAACTGGTTGAAGTTGAATTCCTGGGGCACCACACCGATCGAGCGCTTGAGCGCGGCGGGGTTCTTGTCCAGGTCATGACCGAAGATATTCACCGTGCCGCTGGTCTTGTTGACCAGGGTCGAGAGAATGCCGATGGTCGTGGATTTGCCGGCGCCGTTGGGGCCGAGCAAGGCGAAAAAGTCACCTTCGGCGACGTCCAGATCGATACCACTCAAGGCCTGGAACCCGTTGCCGTAGGTTTTGGTTAGCTGCCGGATGGACAGAGCGGAACTCATATCGGATTTACGCACCAAGAAGGGAAGAAAAGGAAAGATTGGGCCGGGCGGCGAACAAAACAACCACGGCGCATGAGCGCAATGGTGCTTGCCGCCGCCACACAAGTACAGTCAAGAGTGTCGATAGTTATTATCAAGTCAACGCGGTCATGACTGCTTTCTGATAGGCCGGACGCTGCTTCAGCCGTGCGTACCAAGCCTGCAGATGCGGCTGCGCGGCACGTTCGATGGGCATCTCGAACCAGGCATAAATGAAACTGCCCAGCGGAATATCGCCCATGCCGATTTCGCTGCCGGACAGATATGGCTGGCTGGCGAGGGCCTGATCGGCCATGGCCAGCAGCGCGGTGCATTCCTTGATTGCGGCGTTGATCGCCGGCCAGTCCTGCTGGTCCGCTGGCGTACGCAACACGCCCCAGAACACGGTGCGGAACGGCCCGGCAAAACTCGAGATGGTCCAGTCCATCCACTTGTCAGCGACGGCCCGGGCTTGTAGGTCTGCCGGATACCAGGCGCTGTTCGGTGCATGCTTGGCCAGCAGGTATCGCACGATGGCATTCGATTCCCATAGCACGAAGCCGTCATCCTCGATCACCGGTACCCGGCCGTTCGGGTTCATCGCGCGGTATTCAGGCGTGTCGACCACACCGAACGCGCCACCGGCGTCAATCGCCTCGTAGGCCAGGCCCAGCTCCTCGGCGGCCCACAGTGGCTTCCTGACATTCGATGAGTTTTTACGTCCCCAGATCTTCAGCATGACCGCCTCTTTTCCAATGCGTGGGCAGGCAGCATACGCCGGATCAGACCCGACTCAAATCACTCTGCATATCACCCAAGACCTTCGCCTGATGTTCGCCGAACAGATGCGGGTAGCACTTTTTCAAGTGCTCGAAGAAGAACCGCTCCGGCACATCGACGAACTGACCATGATCGACCAGATACTCCATCAACAGCGCGCCGTCACGGTTGTATGGGTGGAAAACGCTGTCACTGATGCCGTCAAATTCCAACGGTGCGACGTTGAACAGCTCGCAAAGTTGCTGATTGAAGGCCGGCGTGGCCTTGACCCAACGGTCATTGAGGAACAGCTCGGTGTAGCCGTGCATGGCAAACACATCGCTGCGCAGCAGTTCCAGCAGACGCGGGGTCGACAGGTGATTCTTTACGTCGGCCAGACCGATGCGTGCGGGAATGCCGCAATGCCGTGCGCACCCGGCCAGCAATGTGGCCTTGGGCACGCAATAGCTTTCCCCGGTGGCCAGCGCATAGCTGCCGCACAGGGTTTGCGGGTCGAGGCTGAAGGTATACGGGTTGTAGCGCACCGCATCGCGCACGGCGTGATAGAGACTGATCGCCTGCGCGAGCGGGTCGCGGCTGGCACCGCGGTGTTGTTCGGCGAACTCCACCACCGCCGGGTGGTCACTATCGATGAAGCGGCCGGGGCTCAGATACTCGCGCATGACGATGTTCTCCTGGGTGAGCCCCGAGTCTAGCGACAGCTCAAGCACAGAGATAACGACGTTTCGGCCAAACATGGACGCAAAGACGCGGGAACGGCGAACGATTTCCCACGGATGTTGCCCACCGAACCTACGAAAACCATCCGGGGTTTCCCACGAGTTCAATCACCATGTTCTGACCACCCCGTTTTACAGATGCCGTCTAAGCTCTGGAGGGTCGGTTTGCCTTGGTTCACGGAGGATTACATATGCTGTTGTTGTGGATACTGGTTCTGATCGTCGGTGTGGCGTATCTCGCCCACCGCCGCATCGCCCCCTTGCCCGCGTTGGGTATCGTCGCCATTTACCTGCTGGCGATGGGCATTTTCAGCCATGCCCCGGGCTGGTTGCTGCTGCTGTTCTGGATCGTGCTTGCTGTGGTGGCCGCGCCGTTGATGCTGCCTGACCTGCGCCGCAAACACTTCACCGCGCCGCTGTTCAACTGGTTCCAGAAAACCCTGCCGCCGATGTCGCAGACCGAACGCGACGCGATCGATGCCGGTACCGTGTGGTGGGACGGTGAACTGTTCAGCGGGCGTCCGGACTGGGACAAACTGCTGTCCTATCCAAAAGCGCAACTGAGCGAAGAGGAACAAGCCTTCATCGACGGTCCGACCGAAGAACTCTGCGCAATGGTCACTGACTGGCAGATCGGCCAGTCGATGGATCTGCCACCCGAAGCCTGGAGCCACATCAAGGAGCACGGTTTCTTCGCCCTGATCATTCCCAAGGAGTTCGGCGGCAAGGGCTTTTCCGCCTACGCCCACTCGCAAGTGGCGATGAAACTCGCGACCCGCAGCGGCGACCTCGCCTCCACGGTGATGGTGCCCAACTCCCTCGGCCCGGCCGAACTGCTGCTGCATTACGGCACCGACGAACAACGCAATCACTATCTGCCGCGGCTGGCCCGTGGCGACGACATTCCGTGCTTCGCCCTCACCGGCCCGCTGGCCGGTTCCGATGCCGGCGCCATGCCGGACACCGGGATCATCTGCAAAGGTGAATGGGAAGGCCAGGAAGTCATCGGCCTGCGTCTGAACTGGGAAAAACGCTACATCACCCTCGGTCCGGTGGCGACCCTGCTCGGTCTGGCCTTCAAGGCCTATGACCCGGAGCATCTGCTGGGCGACAAGGAAGATCTCGGCATCAGTCTGGCGCTGATTCCTACCGATACACCGGGTGTGGAAATCGGCCGTCGTCACCTGCCACTGGGTGCAGCGTTCATGAACGGCCCGAACTCGGGCAAAGACGTGTTCATCCCGCTGGACTACCTCATCGGTGGCCAGGAAATGCTCGGCAAGGGCTGGATGATGCTGATGAACTGCCTGTCGGTCGGGCGTTCGATCTCACTGCCGGCAGTCGGCACTGGCGCGGCCAAATTCACCAGCCTGGTGACCGGTCAATACGCGCAGATTCGTGAGCAGTTCAACGTCCCGTTGTCGGCCTTCGAAGGCATTCAGGAAGCCATGGCGCGCATCGGCGGCAACGCCTGGATGATGGACGCCGCGCGCATGCTCACCGCCAACGCGGTGGATCTGGGCGAGAAACCATCGGTACTGTCGGCGATCCTCAAGTATCACCTGACCGAACGCGGCCGCGAGTGCATCACCCACGCCATGGACGTGCACGGCGGCAAGGCGATCATCATGGGTCCGAACAACTACCTCGGACGCAGCTGGAACGGCGCACCGATCTTCATCACCGTGGAAGGCGCGAACATCCTCTCGCGCAACCTGATGATCTTCGGTCAGGGCGCCATTCGTTGCCATCCGTTCGTGCTCAAGGAAATGGCCCTCGCTGGCCGCGAAGACAAAGAACAGGCACTGAAAGAATTCGATGGCCTGCTGCTCAAGCACATCGGTTTTGCCGTCGGCAACGCCGCCAGCACCCTGGTGCTGAACCTGGGCTTCGGCCACTTCGAACATGCACCCGGGGACAGGATCAGTCAGGGCTACTTCCGTGCACTCAACCGTCAGGCAGCGGCTTTCGCCATGCTGGCGGACTTCAGCATGATGTTGCTGGGTGGCGAACTGAAGCGCCGGGAACGCCTGTCCGCACGTCTTGGCGATGTGTTGAGCAACCTGTATCTGGCCTCCGCTGCGCTCAAGCGTTATCACGACCTGGATTCGCCGGCGCATATGGAGCCGCTGTTCCGTTGGGCCATGGAAGAAAGCCTCGGCCAGTCGGAACGGGCACTGGATGAGCTGCTGAGCAACTTCCCGAACAAAGTGTTTGGCTGCCTGCTGCGGGTGATCGTGTTCCCGTTCGGCCGTCGCCATAAAGGCCCGTCGGACAAGCTCGGCGCCGAAGTGGCAGCGGTGATCGGTCGTGCCAAAGGCGATCCGACCCTCGAAGAACTGCTCGCCGGTTGCTATCGCCCGCAGTCCGTCGACGATGCCGTCGGTGCCCTGCAACACGCCAGCGATCTGCTGAATGCCGCCCAACCGCTGCACAAAAAACTGCACACCTCGCTCAAGAGCGGTCAGGTCAAACCGGTGGCTGGCGAACACGCCATCGACGCCGCACTGGAGGCCGGGGTGTTGCAACCGCAGGAAGCACAGACCCTGCGCGATGCCGAAGCAGCACGGCGCAAGGTGATCGACGTCGATGATTTCGACAAGGAAGAGCTGAAACAGGCAGAAGGCAAAGTCCGCTGATGCCGACGACCGTGTAGCTGTTTATTTGTGAAAAACGGGCACGAGAGCTTTATACTCCCGCGCCCGTTTTGCTCTTGAGGACTTATCTCGTGTCCAACGTCGTTGCCGATCATCTGGTTTTGCTCGACCATCTGCGCAGTATCCTGGTCGCCGTAGGTGAGGCCGAACAGGTTCCCGAAGAAAGCCATGCCTTGTTCCTGGAGCGCTTTGACGAACTGCTGGCGTCCCTGCCGATCGATCCGATCGAAAGCCAGTACCTGGGCCAGGACATCCTGACCCAAGTGATTACCCGTTATCCGCAAATAGCCCACCTGATCCCGCGGGATCTGCTGTGGTTCTTCGCTGGTGACTGCCTGCACTACCTGTCCGATGAAGAAATCGATCTGTATCAGGCACTGGAAGAACGTCGCTACGAAGCCGAACAGAACGATGAACCGTTCGACTGGAATCAGGAAAAACAGTTGCTGGCGATGTCTGCTCAGGACAGCAAGCACTGATTTTCTGCCCGGTTAAGAAAAGGCCCGCATGGTGATTCATGCGGGCCTTTTTATTGTTCGGCGTTTACAACAATCCTTCGCTTTCGGGCAGCTCGTAGGCCATCGCCAGATTATTCGGCGCCCCCGCCTTGCCCGGC
The Pseudomonas fluorescens genome window above contains:
- a CDS encoding acyl-CoA dehydrogenase; the protein is MLLLWILVLIVGVAYLAHRRIAPLPALGIVAIYLLAMGIFSHAPGWLLLLFWIVLAVVAAPLMLPDLRRKHFTAPLFNWFQKTLPPMSQTERDAIDAGTVWWDGELFSGRPDWDKLLSYPKAQLSEEEQAFIDGPTEELCAMVTDWQIGQSMDLPPEAWSHIKEHGFFALIIPKEFGGKGFSAYAHSQVAMKLATRSGDLASTVMVPNSLGPAELLLHYGTDEQRNHYLPRLARGDDIPCFALTGPLAGSDAGAMPDTGIICKGEWEGQEVIGLRLNWEKRYITLGPVATLLGLAFKAYDPEHLLGDKEDLGISLALIPTDTPGVEIGRRHLPLGAAFMNGPNSGKDVFIPLDYLIGGQEMLGKGWMMLMNCLSVGRSISLPAVGTGAAKFTSLVTGQYAQIREQFNVPLSAFEGIQEAMARIGGNAWMMDAARMLTANAVDLGEKPSVLSAILKYHLTERGRECITHAMDVHGGKAIIMGPNNYLGRSWNGAPIFITVEGANILSRNLMIFGQGAIRCHPFVLKEMALAGREDKEQALKEFDGLLLKHIGFAVGNAASTLVLNLGFGHFEHAPGDRISQGYFRALNRQAAAFAMLADFSMMLLGGELKRRERLSARLGDVLSNLYLASAALKRYHDLDSPAHMEPLFRWAMEESLGQSERALDELLSNFPNKVFGCLLRVIVFPFGRRHKGPSDKLGAEVAAVIGRAKGDPTLEELLAGCYRPQSVDDAVGALQHASDLLNAAQPLHKKLHTSLKSGQVKPVAGEHAIDAALEAGVLQPQEAQTLRDAEAARRKVIDVDDFDKEELKQAEGKVR
- a CDS encoding transglutaminase-like domain-containing protein codes for the protein MREYLSPGRFIDSDHPAVVEFAEQHRGASRDPLAQAISLYHAVRDAVRYNPYTFSLDPQTLCGSYALATGESYCVPKATLLAGCARHCGIPARIGLADVKNHLSTPRLLELLRSDVFAMHGYTELFLNDRWVKATPAFNQQLCELFNVAPLEFDGISDSVFHPYNRDGALLMEYLVDHGQFVDVPERFFFEHLKKCYPHLFGEHQAKVLGDMQSDLSRV
- a CDS encoding glutathione S-transferase family protein yields the protein MLKIWGRKNSSNVRKPLWAAEELGLAYEAIDAGGAFGVVDTPEYRAMNPNGRVPVIEDDGFVLWESNAIVRYLLAKHAPNSAWYPADLQARAVADKWMDWTISSFAGPFRTVFWGVLRTPADQQDWPAINAAIKECTALLAMADQALASQPYLSGSEIGMGDIPLGSFIYAWFEMPIERAAQPHLQAWYARLKQRPAYQKAVMTALT
- a CDS encoding ABC transporter ATP-binding protein, which codes for MSSALSIRQLTKTYGNGFQALSGIDLDVAEGDFFALLGPNGAGKSTTIGILSTLVNKTSGTVNIFGHDLDKNPAALKRSIGVVPQEFNFNQFEKTFDIVVTQAGYYGIPAKIAKERAEQYLTQLGLWDKRDVPSRSLSGGMKRRLMIARALVHEPRLLILDEPTAGVDIELRRSMWTFLTELNQKGITIILTTHYLEEAEQLCRNIGIIDHGTIVENTSMKQLLGQLHVETFLLDLKNDLHAAPQLIGYPARLLDGHTLEVQVDKSMGITALFTQLAQQNIEVLSLRNKTNRLEELFVSLVEKNLSKVAV
- a CDS encoding ABC transporter permease: MSSEFRPNLVALQTIVYREVKRFTRIWPQTLLPPAITMVLYFVIFGNLIGKQIGGMGGFSYMEYIVPGLIMMSVITNSYGNVVSSFFGSKFQRSIEELMVSPVSPHTILIGFTIGGVLRGLMVGVIVTILSLFFTHLQVHHLGVTLLVVILTATIFSLLGFINAVFARNFDDISIIPTFVLTPLTYLGGVFYSITLLPPFWQTVSLANPVLHMVNAFRYGILGVSDIRIGIAITFMLVATVVLYLGCARLLVSGRGMRT
- a CDS encoding PA2817 family protein, with translation MSNVVADHLVLLDHLRSILVAVGEAEQVPEESHALFLERFDELLASLPIDPIESQYLGQDILTQVITRYPQIAHLIPRDLLWFFAGDCLHYLSDEEIDLYQALEERRYEAEQNDEPFDWNQEKQLLAMSAQDSKH